GCCGCCAAAGAAACCAGCGCCATGGTTACCAACCCAACCATCCTGACCCAGGTCAACAGGCTTAATAACCGGGTCACCGCCCCTGCTCCGAAATCCACTTTCTCTACCAGATCCATCCCGGCCATTAAATTGGCCAGCTCCTGCACCTGGTTTGGGTCAACAGCCTTTACGCGGAAATAGTCAGGCAAAGGATTAACCCCGCCGACAGCAGCCAAAAGGTCTTTATTATCCCCCCAGCGTTTGCTTAACTGGTCCAGGGCCTCCTCCTTTGTTACCAAGACCACTTCCGCCACTTGGGGCAACCTGGCGATCTCGTCTTTTAAACTAATCGACTTTTCCCGTGGTGTATCAACCTGCAAATAAACGGCTATTTCGATGCTTGCCTCCAGTTCTTGCGCGATATAATTTGCATTCATGATCACCAGCAAAAAGGCTCCTAAAACAAACAAGGCGATAGCTACAGTGGCAACGGAAGCCAAGCTCATCCACCCGTTACGGCGGGTCGACTTGGCTGCCTGGCGCAAAAAATAGCTAACGGTTCTAAGCTTCAAGGCGGTATCCCCCTTTCCGCTCGTCCTTTGCCATCCGGCCGTTATCCAGGGCGATTACCCTTTTCCGCAGGGAATTTACGATCTGGCGGTTATGGGTTGCCACAACCACTGTGGTTCCTTTCTTATGGATATCGCTGAACAGCTCCATTATTTGCCAGGATGTATCCTGGTCAAGATTGCCGGTCGGCTCATCCGCTACCAAAATCCGCGGATTATTGACAATAGCCCTGGCGATAGCCACCCGCTGCTGTTCCCCTCCTGACAGCTGGTGGGGAAATGCCTTCTCTTTTCCTTCCAGGCCTACCAGCTGGAGGGCTTGCGGCACCCGCTGGGCGACCTCCTTGCAGGAGCATTCCAGGACTTCCATGGCGAAAGCAACGTTTTCGAAGGCTGTACGGTCAGCTAACAGACGGAAATCCTGAAAAACTACCCCCATATTGCGCCGCAGCAAGCAGATCTCCGACTTTTTCAACCGCAAAATACTGCGGCCGGAAATCATGATCTGTCCCCGCGTTGGCAGTTCTTCCCGGAACAAGAGCTTGAGGAAAGTGGATTTTCCGGCCCCGCTTGGCCCCATCAGGAAAACAAACTCTCCTTTTTCAACAGACAGGCTGATATCTTTAAGGGCATATGAGTTATCACCATATACCTTGCTGACGTTAAACATTTGAATCAATTTAACCCACCCCCGGCCACCCTTTTTGGATTCAACTGGGTCGACAGATTGACACAACTGTCGTTTTAAAAGGATTTTCGACAGAAAATCCCGGAATCCTCCCGGAAAACAGACATTTCATGTAAGCTATCGCAGGGGATGGATGGAATCTTTTCTATTCTTTTAGAACGCGGAATCTCCCCATAAAGATATGGCTTTCTTGCGGGCGATTGCCCTTTCCACTTTAGCCACAATTCCCCCAGCCGTTAATCCATATTTTTCCAGCAATTCCTCCGGCAAACCGGATTCTCCGAAGGTATCCTCCACTCCCAGCCGCTCCAAGGGGACAGGACAATGCTCCCCCAAGACTTCAGCCACAGCGCCGCCCAGGCCCCCAATTACACTGTGCTCCTCTGCTGTAACCACTGCCTTGGTTTGCCGGGCAGCCTCCACCACACTTTTTACATCCAAGGGTTTGATGGTGGAAATATTTATCACCGTAACCTGGATGCCTTGATCGGCCAGTGTTTCCGCCGCCTGCAAGGCCTTTGCCACCAGTACCCCGCAGGCAAGAACGGCAGCGTCATCTCCCTGGCGCAAAACACTGGCTTTGCCCAGTTCAAACCGGTAGCCGGAGTCGTAAATTTGCGGCACACCCGCCCGCCCTAGCCGGATATAGAAGGGACCCGGACTGGCTGCTGCCGTCTTGATAGCCTGGGCTGTCTCCTCGGCATCGGCAGGAACCAGAACTCTCATCCCAGGGAGTACCCGCATCAAAGCGATATCCTCTATGGACTGGTGGGAACCGCCGTCTTCTCCCACAGTGACCCCGGCATGGGTAGCGGCAATCTTAACCGGTAACCAAGGATAAACAATAGTATTGCGCACCTGTTCAAAAGCCCGGCCTGCAGCAAAGATGGCAAAGGTGCTGACAAAGGGTATTTTCCCGGCTGCAGCCAGGCCGGCTGCCGTTCCCATCAGATTCTGCTCCGCAATCCCCATGTTAAAAAAGCGGTGCGGGAATTCTTTGTAAAACTCGACGGTTTTGGTCGACTTGGACAGGTCAGCGTCCAACACGACAATGTCCGGGTTTTCCCGGCCCAATTCTACCAGTGTGCGGCCATAGGCATCCCTGGTGGCAATCTTTTTCACTAGGCACCCCTCCCGTCATTCAGTTCAGCCAATGCCCGCTCCAGGTCGTCCCTGGCAGGAGTCACCCCGTGCCAGCCCACCTGGTTTTCCATAAATGAAACACCTTTGCCCTTAACCGTCTTGCCGATGATTATTGTGGGTTTGCCCTTTATTGTCTTTGCTTCCGCCAAAGCGGAGAGGATCTGCCTGAAGTCATGACCATCGATGCCGATTACATGCCAACCGAAAGCCTGCCACTTGTCCGCCAGCGGTTCCGGGTTCATCACCTCTGCCACCGGCCCGTCAATTTGCAGCCCGTTATGGTCCAAAAAGGCGGTCACCCTGTCCAGCTTGTAATGGGCCGCAGCCATGGCCGCTTCCCAGACCATCCCCTCCTGCACCTCTCCATCTCCCAG
The sequence above is a segment of the Syntrophomonadaceae bacterium genome. Coding sequences within it:
- the ftsX gene encoding permease-like cell division protein FtsX; translation: MKLRTVSYFLRQAAKSTRRNGWMSLASVATVAIALFVLGAFLLVIMNANYIAQELEASIEIAVYLQVDTPREKSISLKDEIARLPQVAEVVLVTKEEALDQLSKRWGDNKDLLAAVGGVNPLPDYFRVKAVDPNQVQELANLMAGMDLVEKVDFGAGAVTRLLSLLTWVRMVGLVTMALVSLAAIFLIAITVRLTVFARRREIAIAKWVGASDWFVRWPFFLEGVFLGLAGALVSILALYGTYTLLVDSVANIVPFLPIITDIQSVGRMLFLLLAAGVCVGAVGSAVSVHRFLRV
- the ftsE gene encoding cell division ATP-binding protein FtsE; this translates as MIQMFNVSKVYGDNSYALKDISLSVEKGEFVFLMGPSGAGKSTFLKLLFREELPTRGQIMISGRSILRLKKSEICLLRRNMGVVFQDFRLLADRTAFENVAFAMEVLECSCKEVAQRVPQALQLVGLEGKEKAFPHQLSGGEQQRVAIARAIVNNPRILVADEPTGNLDQDTSWQIMELFSDIHKKGTTVVVATHNRQIVNSLRKRVIALDNGRMAKDERKGGYRLEA
- a CDS encoding transketolase family protein, coding for MKKIATRDAYGRTLVELGRENPDIVVLDADLSKSTKTVEFYKEFPHRFFNMGIAEQNLMGTAAGLAAAGKIPFVSTFAIFAAGRAFEQVRNTIVYPWLPVKIAATHAGVTVGEDGGSHQSIEDIALMRVLPGMRVLVPADAEETAQAIKTAAASPGPFYIRLGRAGVPQIYDSGYRFELGKASVLRQGDDAAVLACGVLVAKALQAAETLADQGIQVTVINISTIKPLDVKSVVEAARQTKAVVTAEEHSVIGGLGGAVAEVLGEHCPVPLERLGVEDTFGESGLPEELLEKYGLTAGGIVAKVERAIARKKAISLWGDSAF